Proteins from a genomic interval of Synechococcus sp. A15-28:
- a CDS encoding endonuclease MutS2, with product MNPPVAFPPTVADPTTGNEQAVQETLELLEWPRVCDHLASFASTGMGRDAARSLVLPDSLEASKQRQTETVEMAVLDDLTEGGISFRGVRDLTPMLLRCSKGGVASGEELLAVAETLAAARRLRRQIDEPDIRPVCSALIDTMVTLPELEQRLKFAIEEGGRIADRASAPLAGLRQQWQGLRQDRRDKLQELLRRLAPFLQDSVIAQRHGRPVLAVKAGAVAQVPGQVHDSSASGSTVFVEPRSVLSIGNRLTDLEGRIREEERKVLSELSALVAEDHPVLTQLVRILLQLDLALARGRYGRFLGGTAPRLEASPQAPFRFETLRHPLLVWQHKRSGGPAVVPISMEVSADLRVVAITGPNTGGKTVTLKSIGLASLMARAGLLLPCAGMPTLPWCAQVLADIGDEQSLQQSLSTFSGHIKRIGRILEALQSGPAPALVLLDEVGAGTDPSEGTALASSLLKALADRARLTIATTHFGELKALKYNDPRFENASVAFNPETLSPTYELLWGIPGRSNALAIASRLGLDAAVLDEARQLLAPAADGEVNSVIRGLEEQRQRQQAAAEDAAALLARTELLHDELLQRWQKQKQQSAERQEQGRQRLERSIRDGQKEVRSLIRRLRDDRADGETARQAGQRLRRLENRYRPEQERRQPLPGWRPVPGERIRLLALGKAAEVLAISDDGSQLTVRCGVMRSTVELSGVESLDGRKPEPPPQPVVKVKARTNPGSGAQVRTSRNTLDVRGMRVHEAEAAVEVQLRGATGPVWVIHGIGTGKLKRGLRAWLETVPYVERVTDAEQGDGGVGCSVVWVR from the coding sequence ATGAACCCCCCGGTGGCATTCCCTCCAACTGTCGCTGACCCCACGACGGGGAACGAACAGGCTGTTCAGGAAACCCTGGAGCTGCTCGAGTGGCCCAGGGTCTGTGACCACCTGGCGAGCTTCGCCTCCACCGGTATGGGTCGTGATGCGGCTCGCTCGCTTGTGCTGCCTGACAGCCTTGAAGCAAGCAAGCAGCGGCAAACGGAGACCGTGGAGATGGCGGTGCTCGATGACCTGACCGAAGGCGGCATTAGTTTTCGCGGGGTCCGAGATCTGACGCCCATGCTGCTGCGCTGCAGCAAAGGAGGCGTGGCCTCGGGAGAGGAACTGCTGGCGGTGGCTGAGACCCTGGCCGCAGCCCGTCGCCTGCGCCGTCAGATCGATGAGCCTGACATCAGGCCCGTCTGCTCGGCGCTGATCGACACGATGGTGACCTTGCCGGAGCTGGAGCAGCGGCTGAAGTTCGCGATCGAGGAGGGCGGTCGCATTGCCGACCGGGCCAGTGCCCCCCTGGCGGGATTGCGTCAGCAATGGCAGGGCCTGCGCCAGGACCGCCGCGACAAGCTGCAGGAGCTGCTGCGACGTCTGGCTCCCTTCCTGCAGGACAGCGTGATTGCCCAACGCCATGGACGCCCGGTGCTGGCTGTCAAAGCTGGTGCCGTCGCACAGGTGCCAGGTCAGGTCCATGACAGTTCGGCCTCAGGCAGCACGGTGTTCGTTGAACCCCGTTCCGTGCTCAGCATCGGCAATCGACTGACCGATCTGGAGGGGCGGATACGGGAGGAGGAGCGCAAGGTGCTGAGCGAGCTCAGCGCACTCGTGGCGGAGGACCACCCGGTGCTCACACAACTGGTGAGGATCCTTCTGCAGCTGGATCTGGCCCTGGCCCGAGGCCGTTACGGCCGCTTCCTCGGCGGTACCGCTCCACGCCTGGAGGCCTCCCCACAAGCACCCTTCCGTTTTGAGACCCTGCGGCATCCGTTGCTGGTCTGGCAGCACAAGCGTTCAGGCGGGCCCGCGGTGGTGCCGATCTCCATGGAGGTGTCCGCTGACCTGCGGGTGGTGGCGATCACCGGTCCGAACACCGGCGGCAAAACGGTGACCCTCAAAAGCATCGGTCTGGCGTCCTTGATGGCCCGGGCGGGGTTGCTGCTGCCCTGTGCCGGGATGCCGACTCTTCCCTGGTGTGCCCAGGTGCTGGCGGACATCGGCGATGAACAGTCTTTGCAACAGAGCCTGTCCACCTTCAGCGGTCACATCAAGCGGATCGGGCGGATTCTGGAGGCGCTGCAGTCCGGTCCCGCGCCAGCCCTGGTGCTGCTCGATGAGGTGGGGGCCGGGACCGACCCCAGTGAGGGCACGGCCCTGGCGAGCTCTCTGCTCAAGGCTCTGGCCGATCGTGCTCGGCTCACCATCGCCACCACGCATTTCGGCGAACTCAAGGCGCTCAAATACAACGATCCCCGCTTTGAGAACGCCTCGGTGGCCTTCAACCCTGAGACCCTGTCCCCCACCTATGAGCTGCTCTGGGGAATCCCTGGTCGCAGCAATGCCCTGGCGATTGCCAGCCGGCTCGGTCTTGATGCCGCCGTGCTGGACGAGGCACGCCAGTTGCTGGCACCCGCGGCCGATGGTGAGGTGAACAGCGTGATTCGTGGTCTGGAGGAACAGCGGCAGCGTCAGCAGGCGGCGGCGGAGGATGCCGCAGCTCTGCTGGCCCGCACGGAGCTGCTCCACGACGAACTGCTCCAGCGATGGCAGAAACAGAAACAGCAGTCGGCCGAGCGACAGGAGCAGGGGCGCCAACGGCTGGAACGCTCGATCCGGGATGGGCAGAAGGAGGTGAGATCCCTGATCCGGCGCCTGAGGGATGACCGCGCTGATGGCGAAACAGCACGTCAGGCAGGACAGCGCCTGCGCAGGCTGGAGAACCGTTACCGCCCCGAACAAGAGCGCCGCCAGCCCCTGCCGGGATGGCGACCTGTGCCAGGGGAGCGAATCAGGCTTCTGGCCCTTGGCAAGGCGGCGGAGGTGCTGGCGATTTCGGACGACGGCAGTCAGCTCACCGTGCGCTGCGGCGTGATGCGCAGCACGGTGGAGCTCTCGGGAGTGGAAAGCCTGGATGGCCGCAAACCGGAGCCGCCGCCCCAACCGGTGGTGAAGGTGAAGGCTCGGACCAATCCCGGATCCGGGGCCCAGGTGCGCACCAGCCGGAACACGCTCGATGTGCGCGGCATGCGTGTGCACGAGGCGGAGGCCGCTGTGGAGGTACAGCTGCGAGGGGCCACGGGACCGGTGTGGGTGATCCATGGCATTGGAACCGGCAAGCTCAAGCGGGGTCTGCGGGCCTGGCTGGAGACGGTTCCCTACGTCGAGCGTGTCACCGACGCGGAGCAGGGGGATGGCGGAGTCGGTTGCAGTGTGGTGTGGGTACGTTGA
- a CDS encoding VOC family protein — translation MTTVDRLGHVAIRVQDVARAVAFYEGLGMHLVWKADDWCYLEAGEGRDGLALLGPGYKAAGPHFAFHFKDRADVDRVHDRLKSEGVHVGAVHDHRDGTASFYLKDPEGNWLEMLYEPPGGIPSNCR, via the coding sequence ATGACAACGGTTGATCGTCTTGGTCACGTCGCCATCCGCGTCCAGGATGTGGCCCGAGCCGTCGCGTTTTACGAGGGCCTCGGGATGCACCTCGTCTGGAAAGCCGATGATTGGTGCTACCTGGAGGCTGGTGAGGGCCGGGACGGCCTGGCATTGCTCGGACCGGGGTACAAGGCTGCCGGCCCCCACTTCGCCTTTCACTTCAAGGACCGTGCTGATGTGGATCGCGTGCACGATCGTTTGAAGTCCGAGGGCGTGCATGTCGGTGCTGTGCACGATCACCGGGACGGCACCGCATCCTTTTACCTCAAAGATCCCGAAGGCAATTGGCTGGAAATGCTCTATGAACCCCCCGGTGGCATTCCCTCCAACTGTCGCTGA